The Candidatus Binataceae bacterium DNA window TGCGCGACGACCTCGGTCCGATTGCGCTTGCCGCTGCCGTCCTTGGCTTCCCACTGACGCGTGGTCAACCGCCCCTCGATGTAAACCTGTCGTCCCTTCTTGAGATACTGGCTGCACAACTCGGCCTGCTTGCCGTAAACGACGACGTTGTGCCACTCGGTTGATTCCTTGTTGGTGCCGTCGCGGCCTTTGAAGCGTTCGCTGGTCGCCACCGAAAAATTGGCCACCGGCTGACCCGAGGGCAGATATCGCACCTCGGGGTCGCGGCCGAGATTGCCGAGCAGAATGACTTTGTTTACTGACATCGTGGTCCAGGCGAGGCACTCGAGCGATTGAGCCCGAAGCCGCGCGTCCTTTGACGGAATGCCGCCATTTCTATGCTCGAAAGCTAACCCCCGAGCGCATCGTGTGCAACCGCCCGGGCCGCGGCCAATCCACCGGCTGTTGATACGATCGGCAAAGCCCAGCAGGGCTTCCGCTTTGCGTCGCGGCTGCTCCCGAAGCCGCTTTCGCCACGGACGGTGGCTTTATATAATCGACGGCGGTTGCTGGGTTGAGGTGGGGCTCAGGTATGACATCCCACGGATTGACATCCTCGTCCGTCAGAATCGTGCCGCTGGGCGGGCTCGGCGAAATCGGGCTTAACCTGACGGTGATCGAGTGCGCCGGGCGAGCAATCATAATCGACGCCGGGGTGATGTTCCCGGAAGAGCGAGCGCTCGGACTCGGCGTGCTGGCGCCGGATCTCGCCTACCTCGAACAGAGCCATCTCGAAATTCTCGGCGTCGTTCTGACTCACGCGCACGAGGACCACGTCGGCGCGCTGCCCCATCTGCTGCGCCGCTTCAAGATGCGCGTTTACGGGACCGAAGTAACGCTGGCCTTCGCCCGCCGCCGCCTCGATCAGGACGGTCTTGTCGGCGCGCGCATGAATACCATCGCGCCGCGCCGCCGCTTCGAGCTCGGCCCGTTCGGCGTCGAGCCGATTCGCGTCACCCATTCCACGCCCGATTCGGTGGCGCTCGCGATTGCGACTCCGGCCGGCCTCATCGTGCACAGCGGCGATTTCAAGATCGATCCGGCGCCGATCGACGGCGAACTATTCGACCGCGAACGGTTTGCCGAACTGGGTGTCGAGGGTGTGGCGCTCCTGATGTCAGATTCGACCAACGTCGAGCGCACCGGGCGCTCGGGCGCTGAAAGCTCGATAAAGCCGGTGCTGCGCGATCTCGCCTCGCGTAGCCGCGGCAAGTTCTTTCTTTCGGTCTTTTCGTCCCATCTGCATCGTATCCGCCAGTTGACCGAGGTCTCGCGCGAGATGGGGCGGCGCGTGGTTCCGCTGGGGCGCAGAATGGCCGAAAGCGTGCGGCTCGGCCTGGAACTGGGCCAATTGCCGTTCGGGCCCGGAACGTATATCGACCCGGCCGAGGCGGAATTCCTGGAAGCGCGCAAGTTGACTTTTCTCGCAAGCGGCAGCCAGGGCGAGCCGCTCTCCGCGCTGGTGCGGATCGCCGCCGACGCCCATCCGCGCGTGCGGGTCGAGCCGGGCGACACCGTGGTGCTCTCTTCGCGTTTCATTCCCGGCAACGAGCGCACGATCAACACGCTGGTCAACCGGCTGTACAAGCGCGGAGCCGAGGTCTTCTACGAATCGGTCGCGCCGGTGCATGTCTCCGGCCATGCCAGTCAGGACGAATTGTCGGAGTTGATCGCGCTGACCAAGCCGAAATTCTTTATGCCGATTCACGGCGAGTATCGTCATCTGCGCCGCCACGTCGCGCTCGCGGCCGCCGCCGGCATCCCCGAGGCCAACTGCTTCCTACTCGAGGACGGCGAACCGCTGACGCTCGCCGCAGGCCCGACGGCCGCTCGTGCGCGCGCGGTTGAGGCCGGACGCGTCCTGATCGAGGACGGTGAATTCGGCGACCCGGCGCTCCTCAGCGAACGGCGCACGCTCGGACGCGACGGCACCGTGTTCGCGGTGGTAGCGGTATCGTCTAAGACCGGCGAGATCGTGGCGGGTCCGGAGATTGTATCGCGCGGGCTCTTGATTGGCGACGGAACCTCGGCGCATATGCGGCGCGCGCGCTCGCAACTGGCCGAACGGCTGAACCGCGTCGAGGGGCCGTTCACCGTCGAGGGTGCGATGCTTCGCACGGAGATCGTGCACACCCTGCGCAACTACTTTAGCCACGCGCTCGGCAAACGCCCGCTGATCGTACCGCATATCATGGAGGTCTGAGCGCCATCGCGCGTCAGCCCAAAGCTCCGATCGAACTCGAACCAGCCGCCGCGGCGGTCGAGGCTGTGCCCGCGCCGTCCCCTCAAAGCCGCGTCGCGCGCGAACTCGCGGCGCTCGCGCTGCTGGCGCTGGCCGTCTTCGGCGTGCTGAGCCTGGTCTCGGCTGCGGCCGGCCGGAACCCCAATTTGTGCGGGATCCTGGGCGGCGCAGCCGCCGCAGCGGCGAGCGGCGCGCTTGGCCTTCAGGCCTATGTGCTGGCCTTGCTCGTGGCCGTGCTTGCAATTCGCGTTTGGAGCGGTGCATCCGCGCGCACCCTGATGCGCGAGAGTCTCGGCGGCGCGGTTTTGCTGGTCGCGCTCGGCGCCGGCGCGGGACTGTTCGCCGGCGGGGGCGCGCAATCGGCCGCGGGAGAAGCGGGCGGCGCGATCGGTGGCGCGCTCGCGTCCGCGCTCGGCAGTTATCTCAACCTGGGCGGCGGTTATATCTGCGTGATGCTCGCCGTGATTGCGGCGCTGGTGATGATGCTGCGGCGCTCGCCGACCGAACTTATGGCGGGTCTCGCGTCCAGTGTGCGCGTGCGGCGGCGCGAGCCGCGAAACCTCGCGCTCGATGACGGCGACGGCGATTGGTCCTCCGGCGACGCCGATTTTCCGATCGGTTCCACCAAAGGCGAAGCGGATCGCGCGCAGGCAGGCGGGCCACCGAGCGCCGACGCTCGTCCGCTCAAGGTCCGCCGCCTGGAGACCGTCGAGCTTCGCGGGCGCGATGCCAGGCCGATGCGGGCCGGTCGCAAGGGCGGTTACGAATTGCCGGCGCTCTCGTTGCTCGATATGCCGCCCGCCGAGCATGCGCAGGTCGATGAGAGTGCGCTCGAGCGCAGCGCCCGCGTGCTGGAGCAGAAGCTCGCCGATTTCGGCGTCGAGGGGCGCGTGGTCGAGGTCCAGCCGGGCCCGGTGGTCACGATGTACAAGTTCGAGCCGGGCTCCGGAATCAAGGTCAGCCAGATCGTAAACCTGGCCGACGATCTGTCGATGGCGTTGCGGGCGGCTACGGTGCGAATCCAGGCGCCGGTGCCGGGCGAAGCCGTGGTCGGAATCGAAGTGCCCAACCGCAAGCGCGAGAAGGTTTACTTGCGCGAGATCATGGAGGCCGAGGAGTTCGCTGCGGCGCGCAGCCAGCTCACGATCGCGCTCGGCAAGGACATCTCGGGGCGGCCGATGGCGGCCGACCTTGCGACGATGCCTCATCTGCTGATCGCGGGCGCGACCGGCACCGGCAAGTCGGTGTCGATCCACACGATGATCGCGTCGATCCTCTTTAACGCGACCGCCGACGACGTGCGCTTCATCCTGATCGATCCCAAGATGCTCGAACTGTCGGTTTACGAGAACATCCCGCACCTGCTGGTCCCGGTCGTGGTCGATCCGGAAAAGGCGGCGGCGGCGCTGTTGTGGGCGACGCAGGAGATGGAGACGCGCTACCGGATGATGCGCGAGATGGGCGTGCGCAATATCGACGGCTACAACCGCGCGCTCGGCGCGGCCGGCAAAGTGGTCGAGCTGAAACCGGTAAACCAGGTCGAGGAAGGTGCAGGCCGCGCGCGCAGCAGCGAGGACGGCGAGCCGATCAAGCATCGCCGCCTCCCCAAGATCGTCATCGTCATCGACGAGCTGGCCGACCTGCTGCTGAGCGAGGGCAAGACCGTCGAACGCGATATCACCCGCCTTGCGCAAAAGGCGCGCGCCTCCGGTATCCATCTGATCCTCGCCACCCAGCGCCCATCGGTCGACGTCCTGACGGGCCTAATCAAGGCCAACCTGCCCGCGCGAATTTCGCTGCAGGTGACCTCGCGCGTCGACTCGCGCACCATCCTCGACTCGATCGGCGCCGAGCGCCTGCTCGGCGCGGGCGACATGCTCTTCATGCCGCCGGGCAGCGCAAAGCTCCGCAGGCTGCACGGTCCGTTCGTGTCCGAGACCGAGATTCGACGGGTCGTCGATTTTCTCCGTGCGCAGGGCGCCCCGGACTACCAGATGGAAATCCTCGAGACCAAGGTGGCTTCGGAGGACGGTCTCGAAGGCGGCGGCTTCGAAGCCGACGACCTCTACGACGAGGCGGTGCGAATCGTGCTCGAGACCAACCAGGCCTCGGTTTCGATGATCCAGCGGCGCCTGCGGATCGGCTACAATCGGGCGGCGCGAATGGTCGAGCAGATGGAACGCGAGGGGCTCGTGACGCCGGGCGACGGGATGCGCCCGCGCGAAGTCCGCTCGCGCAACGTGAATTAAGAGTCCCCTTTTCGCAGGAATTCTACTGGCTCCGAACAAATTTCGGCGGCGGGGCTTTGTCCTATAAACTTTGATCCGGATGCTTACGATGGCGATGGTTGAAAACTCGTGCGGGGGGGTGCGCCGTGCGATATTTGCGGCGGCTGCGAGCCTGATCGTTGCGTTGCTCGGCCCCGTGACGATGGCCGAGGCCCGCTGCACGACCATTGCGGCGAGCGCTTCCGTCGACTCGTCACCGAGCCTCGACACCGCGCTCACGCGCCTGCAGCAGCGTTACGATTGTTCGCGCTCGCTGCAGGCCGATTTTGACGAGACGCTGAGCAGCCCGGGCGGGATGAAGCGGACGCGCAAGGGGACGGTCTATTTCAGGAAAGTCGGGCTGATGCGATGGGCGTTTGCCGCGCCGTCCGAAGGCACCGTCGTGAGCGACGGCGCGACAATCTATGACTACGAAAAGGACCTCAACCAGGTCGTTGAATTGCCGGTGAACAAGGCGCTCAAGAGCAGCGCCACCGCTTTTTTGCTCGGGCTCGGCAATATCCGGCGTGATTTCAAAGTGTCGATGCCGCCGGCTTCATCCAGCGACGGCCTGGTTCACTTGGTCCTCGTTCCCAAAAGCGGCGGCGACAGGATGGAACTCGGGCTCGACCCGAAAAGTTACAATATAGTTAAATTGAGGCTGACCAATCAGGTAGGTGGCGTTACCGAACTTAAGTTTAGCGATATTCGGACAAACTTGGCTTTGGATGACTCATTGTTCGTTTTCACTGTGCCCGAAGGCGCTGACGTCGTTCGTCCCCAAAAGAACTGAAATCCCGATGCCATTCGGCATCCCCGATTGCGCGCGCGCAAGGGGGAGAGTAAGCATATAGACCCTGTTTTTTATCCAGTTATGGAAAGCGTTCACCTGATCAGCCTGGGATGTCCCAAAAACACAGCCGATAGCGAGCTGATGCTGGGCGCGCTGGTGCGTGCCGGGTTCGACGTCACGATGGATCCCGAGCAGGCGCAGGTGCTGCTGGTCAACACCTGCGCTTTTATCGAACCGGCCAAGAAGGAATCGATCGACGCGATCCTCGCCGCCGCCGAGGTCAAGAAGAATGGGTCGGGCAAGCGGCTGGTGGTTGCCGGATGCCTCTCGCAGCGCTACGGGAACGAGCTTCGCGAGCAGTTTCCCGAGGTCGATATCTTCGTCGGCACTGGTAATTTCCTCGATCTACCCGAACTGCTGCGCCGGGGCGAGCGCCCTGAGCTGCGGCCGATTCCCTATGCCGGCGCGGCTCATCTGCTGCCCTCGGCCGCTGCGCCGCGCGTCAGCACCGGCGAGCCCTTCAGCGCCTATCTGAAGGTTTCCGAGGGCTGCGATCATCGATGCGCCTTCTGCATCATCCCGAAGATCCGCGGCCGGCATGAGAGTCGTCCGCTGGACGACCTGGTGGAAGAGGCGAAGCGGCTTGCGGATAGCGGAGTGCGCGAGATCAACCTGATCGCGCAGGATCTGACCGCATACGGCCGCGACCTTAATCCGCGCGCGTCGCTCGCGCAGTTGCTGCGCCGCCTCGCGCCGATCGACGGTATCCGATGGATTCGACTGCTTTACTGCTATCCGAATTTCGTCACCGATGAGCTGCTCACGGCCATCGCGGACATTGACAAGGTGGTTAAGTATATAGACATGCCGCTGCAGCATGCGGACGGCGCGATACTGCGGGCGATGAAGCGGGAACGTTCCGCCGATGCGTTGCGGGCGCTTCTGGAGCGGGTGCGCGAGACCGTTTCCGGGGTCGCGCTCCGCACTTCGTTCATCGTTGGTTTTCCGGGTGAGACCGAGGCGGCATTTGCGAACCTCGTGGATTTCGTGCGCGAGCAGCGTTTCGATCGGGTTGGAGTTTTCACGTACTCGCGCGAGGAAAATACCGCCGCCTACGAGTTTGCCGACCAGGTTCCCGAACGGGTCAAACGGCGCCGGCGGGCAGAGCTGATGGAGGCGGCGGCGGAGATTTCTCTGGCGAAAAACCGCAGTCTGGTCGGTAACGAAATTGAAGTCATGGTCGAAGGGACGGCCCCGGGGAGCGCGGTGCGGTTGCGCGCGCGGACCGCGGCCCAGGCGCCTGAAATCGACGGTATGGTCCTGCTCAGCGGCGAAGCCGAGCCGGGCGAGATCGTCCGCGCGCGGATCGAACGCGCGACCACCTACGACCTTCACGGACGAATCACAGGCGCGCCGGCGCAACGATAAAGGGGCGGCGAAAAATGCCGAAAAAAGCAGCAGCCACGAGCAGAAAGAAGTTTCTGGCCAAGATGCGCGAGCAGCTTAGCGAGATGAAGGCCAAGCTGCTTAGCGAACTCGATTCCGACTTGCGCGCCGAGCGCGAAGGCAACAAGGACGAGGGCATGGATACTTACGACCTCGCCTCCGAGGAGCGCGACCGCGAAATAAATTTCATCCTTTCCGACCGCGAACGGGTGAAAATCAAGCAGATCGATGACGCGCTCGGGCGGCTCGACGATAGCACCTACGGTGTCTGCGAGTCGTGCGGACTCGAGATCGCCGAGGAGCGTCTGCTGGCGCTGCCGTTCACGCGCCTTTGCCGCGACTGTCAGCAGGAACAGGAAAAAGAGGCCAAGTCGCAGCGCCGCTTCGACGACGAGCGCAACACCTATCGCAAGCTGGGCTCGACCGACGCCGACGAAGAGACTCCGTAGCCTGCGGTCGCGTGGAGGACTCTCGGAGACGCAAAATTATCAGGTTTCGCGCACACCCGTTGGCGCGAGTAAGCCCGCCTGTTGCAGCCGACGTGGGCCAAGACGCGCATCGGTGAACAGGATGCTGGCGGGCGTCTTTACCGGATCACCGCCGGCGGGCATTCTATTTATCTGAGGGGGCAGAGCGGCGGCTTTCTTGCGGGAGCTGGGCTACGGTCGCGCGGTCGGGGGAATGTGCTTGCCGGGTGACGCGTGGGGCGCGTCTGACTGGTTATCAATTCGGAATGGTGTCATTAACGACAAGAATTTTCTGCGAGACGCACTTGGCCTCCGCGTCTCTCGGCACTGGCCTGGAGAACGGTGCGGCGCCAATCCTGAAGCCGGCCGAAGTGCGTGCCGTCGTGGCTGTGGCCAGCGCGAGAGGAGGTGTTGGCAAGAGCGGAGTCTCGGTCAACATCGCCGCCGCCCTGGCGATGGCCGGGCGCAAGGTCGCCCTTATTGACGCCGACCTCAACTCGCCGAATCTGCTCGCGATGCTTGGCCTGAAGCCGCTTCGGCGCTTCGCCCCCGGCGAAGCGATCGATCCCGCTGCGGGTCCGCTGGGTATCCGGGTCGTCGCTTCGAGCCAACTCGCCGACGGGGAACCCGTGGCCTTCAGCTTTGTCGAGGGCGAGGAAGGACCGGCGCCGGCTGCAGTGCAAAACGGCGCCGGCTCCCTCGAGATCGACAGCCGCGGCGCGTTGCGCCGCCTAATCGAAGCGCGCTTCGGGCCGCTCGACCTGATGCTCATCGATCTCGCCTCGGGTCTGGCGCCGCTGCACTCTTTGGCCGAGGTGGTCGAGCTTAGCGGCGTGCTGATGGTTACGCGTCCGTCCGAGGCCTGCCTGCGCGCGACCCACGACGCGCTCAAGACGCTGCTGCGGGACAAAATCCCGGTGCTCGGGCTGGTCGAGAACATGCTCGGCTTCAACTGCGACAGTTGCCACACCGTGCGTCCGCTTTTTCCGCAAGGCAACTCCGCCGGGTTGGCGCAGGCGGTTGGCACGCCGATCCTCGGACGGCTGCCGTTCGATCCGCGGCTTGCGGATTGCGCCGAGCGCGGCGTGTTGTTCCTGCGCGAGCATCCCGACGCGCCGCTGACCAAACAATTTGCGACGATGGCCACCAACCTGGAGCAGGCAATCGCGCGCCGCGCGGCGGCGAAGGCAGAGCCGCAGCCGCTTGCGACCGAAGACCCCGCCTGAGTGCGCTGCCGCCCTGTCCGATTTTTTCAAAGCGCTGTTTTCGCCAATCCCCGCGATTTTGAACCCATGACATCCGAGCTTTGGAGCTTTTGCAGCGAAGCGCGTTCATGTTAGTGCGATGGAATGTCTGATCCGGAACACACCCACATGACCGGGATGTCGAAGCCGGCGGGCGTCCGCTTCAGGGCCAGGGGCAGGTTGGCCGTCCATACGATTTGGGACCACATCACTCGCCCGATCGCAAAAGCTATTGACGACGTCCCCTGGTGCGCGGAGGCAATATCGCCGGAGTGGCTCACGGCCGTGCTATGCGGCGGCGTCGAAGGCGCACGCGTGGTCTCGGTCGAAGTATGCGGAGGCGACCAGGGCTCGAGCGTCCGCAGGCGGCTTAAGGCGGAATACAACGACGCTGGAAAGGCTGCGCGCTTGCCCGAGAATCTGTTCTGCAAGACGACTCCAACCGTCTTGACCAGGCTTGCGACCGGCCTGTCTGCAGCCGGCGAGGGTCGCTTCTACCGCCAAATCCGTCCCGAGCTGAATATCGAGGCGCCGCGATGCTATCACTCGGCGTGGGACCGCAGCTCAGGACGTTCGGTGCATCTGTTCGACGATCTGATTGCGAACAAGGCGGCCCAGTTCTGCAAGTGGCACACGCCGATCTCCCGCCAGCAGGCGGAGCAGATCATGGATACGCTTGCCACCGTGCACGGCCGCTACTACGACAGCGCGCGCTTCGGCTCCGACCTGAAATGGCTTCTGACCTACGAGGACTTCTTTCACGCGGGCGAAAGGGTAGGGCTCGCCGACTGTCACGAACAGGCGATGATCAAGGCTGAAGCCGTCATCCCCCCGGACCTAAGCCGCCGTCGCGCCGAGATTTGGCCTTTGGCGACGAGAGCGCTGGAGCTCCACGCGAAAGCGCCGCGCACGTTGATTCATTCCGACGTGCATCTCGGAAACTGGTACGTCACGGGAGAAGGCCGGATGGGGTTATGCGATTGGCAATGCCTCGGCAAAGGGCACTGGTCGCGCGACGTTTCCTATGCTCTGTCCACGACGATCGCAATCGCGGATCGGCGCGCATGGGAGCGCGATCTGCTCGCGCGCTATCTCGAGCGGATGCGGGAGGGATGCGGTCTTCGCGTCACCTTCGAGGAGGCCTGGGACTTCTACCGCCAGCAGATTGTTCTTGCCCTGATGATGTGGACGCCGACGCTGGTTCATACGCGCACGACACCCGACATGCAGCCGGAAGAGATGTCGCTCGAAATGATCAAACGGATGACCGCCGCCATGTCCGACCTCGAAAGTCTCGACAGCTTCGTCTGACCGGCAAAACTGCGGATCGGCACTAAAGAGCACGACATGGGGCGGGCGCGAACAGGGAAACATGATGGACACCGAGCTGGTAGAGGAAATCTCGCAGGAAATCTCGCTCGACAATTGGGGCAGGCAGCTGATGGAGAATATCCTGCTGACGGCGGCCGAGGCGGTCGGCGAACGCAAGGAGAGAGCCGACTCGGTCGCGGTGACGCTGACCTTCCGCTTGACGCCGATCGTTTCGAAAGATCAGCTCGAGGTCAGGGTCGCATTCAAACGTGATCCTACGCTGGTGACTTACATCCCGCGGCAAATTTGATTCGGTCTGATTCCCTTCGCCGCGGCAACGTTAGTGTGATGTCCCGCAAATAACTTGCATATCCGGAAAACGTCAAGGGTGTAATTCCGAGGGAGTCAGCGACCGCGGAATCCCTGGTCTTTATTCGTTTTTTCGTGGAAGCCGGGATTCCTCGCTGCGCTCGGAATGACAGCCTCGAGATCTTGGGGATTAAACTTATTTCCAGGACACCATACCAGACTAGAGGGGTTCGGTTCACTCGCCGGAGCCGACCAACTCGACCTTGCCGCTTTCCAGGTTGTAGCGGGCGCCGACGATCTTCAGGCTGCCGTCGGCGACGCGCTGCTTGAACTCCGGCGCGCGCTCGAGCTTTTTGACCTGCTCGGCCACGTTCAGGTCGATCGCGATTGAATCGAGCTTGTCGCCGCCCTTCTTACGCGCTTGATCGACCGCGGGGCAGATGTTGGCGAAGATCTCCGGCAATCCCGCCGCAGGCTTGCCTACGCACTCGCTGAGCGCGCCCTTGACCGCTCCGCAACTCTCGTGGCCGAGCACCATGATGAGATCGGTGCCTAGATGGCTTACCGCATAGTCGATACTTTCGAGGCCGGCGCGCGTAACCGTGTTGCCGGCCACGCGCACGACGAACAGGTCGCCCAGCCCCTGGTCGAAGATTAGCTCCGGCGGCACGCGCGAGTCCGAACATGACAGGATGGCGGCGAACGGCGCCTGGCCGCCGACGAGTTCGGAGCGCCGCTTGGCGTGAAGGTGCGGATGGCCGCTTGCGTCGTGCTGGAAGCGCTGGTTGCCTTCTATCAGCCGGGCAAGAGCCTGGTCGGGAGTCATCGTTGGGGCCGCCTTTTCAGCCGCGGCGAAGACCGCGGAGAGATGCGCCGTTGCGAAGATCGAGAGCGCGGCCGCGATGACCGCAAGCCCAAGGCGCGTAGTGGCGATTGTGACCGTCCTGCTGATCGTAGGCATCGCGATTCCCTTTCTTTTTGCGCTCGTGCGCGCGCATGAAGACGGGTTCTTCCGGGCGCATAAAAAACCGATCCTTCGAGCCAAGGGCGTCGGCAGTTTAGCATCATCGTTGACGAAATGAAGCGCTCGGGCCCCGCGCATTGACAGCGGCGTAGCGCTCGGCAACTAAGTAGATATGCGGCGCTTGGGGATTCTTGTTTCGACGGGCGTAGCGATCGCGCTTGGCGCGGTCGGATGCATGTCCGACGCGATCAAGCAGAACCAGCAGCAACTCGATCAGCAAAAGGCCGAGCTGGATCAGCTAAAGCAGCAGATCGCCGAGCTCAAGGCCGCTCAGCAGCCGCCCTATCCAACCACCGCGCCCGCGCCGGGCTCGTGCGACAAGGGTGTGACGCAGGCGGCGACGAAGCGCGGCGGCGACCGCTTCGCGGCAGGCGACTTCAGCAAGGCGCTCGGCTACTATCAGGACGCCGTCACCGCATGTCCGACCAGCGCGCAGGCCCAGCTCAACGTGGCGCGCGCTTACGAGGCGCTGGGTAATCGCGACCAGGCGATGGATTACTACCGGCGCGCGATAAACGCCGCCCCGTCGGACCATGACGCCGGCCCGGCAGTCGCCGAGCAGGCGCAACAGGCGCTGTCGCGGCTGGCCGCAAGGTAGTGCCGTCGGGACCGAGGCGGCCCGGGCGATCGAAACTCGTGAGGCTCGCGTGCGAGGAGGGAGACTCCGTTGAAAGACCCATTCAGCGTCGAAGGCAAGGTCACAATCGTAACTGGCGGCGGCACCGGAATCGGCGCCGTGATCGCGCGCGAGTTCGCGCTCCGCGGCGCTCCGGTGCTTGTCGCCAGCCGCAACGCCGGCCATCTCGAGCCCGTGCGCGACGCGATCCGCAAGGCCGGCGGCCAGTGCGAGATGGCGGTGTGCGACGTGCGCAACGCGGAGTCGTGCGACGCGCTGGTGGCCGAGGCGGTCAGGCATTTCGGCCGCCTCGACGTGATGATCAACAACCACGGCGCGAGCATCGCCGCGCCGAGCCTCAAGC harbors:
- a CDS encoding tetratricopeptide repeat protein; the encoded protein is MGILVSTGVAIALGAVGCMSDAIKQNQQQLDQQKAELDQLKQQIAELKAAQQPPYPTTAPAPGSCDKGVTQAATKRGGDRFAAGDFSKALGYYQDAVTACPTSAQAQLNVARAYEALGNRDQAMDYYRRAINAAPSDHDAGPAVAEQAQQALSRLAAR